TTAATACTGCACGCCCAACCATTTCAAAACACATTCAAATTCTTACACAATGCGGCTTGGTTGATTCTACCCAGCAGGGTAGGGAGATACACTATCAGCTTCGGTTGGATAAACTAAGCGAAGTAGATGTGTGGGTAGAGCAGATTAAGAAGATTTGGGAACAGAGGTTTGATGACCTTGATAAATACTTAGAGCAAATC
This genomic interval from Bacteroidota bacterium contains the following:
- a CDS encoding winged helix-turn-helix transcriptional regulator, which translates into the protein MNLRRDVFQAIADPTRRSILILLASQTMTAGAIAEKFNTARPTISKHIQILTQCGLVDSTQQGREIHYQLRLDKLSEVDVWVEQIKKIWEQRFDDLDKYLEQIQSKAK